One window of Sphingomonas sp. KC8 genomic DNA carries:
- a CDS encoding DsbE family thiol:disulfide interchange protein: protein MNRRTVRFVLWVPLILFLLFVATFATGLIKPESRVIPSKMVGKPLPEFALPPGAPGSAGLAHKDFTQGQPRLLNIFASWCVPCAAEAPQLLQLANAGVPIDAIAIRDRPEDVARFLGRWGNPYQRIGSDTQSAVQIAMGSAGVPETFVVDGKGIIRHQHIGEIRPEDVPAILAAVKAAQ, encoded by the coding sequence ATGAACCGGCGTACCGTACGTTTCGTCCTGTGGGTTCCGCTGATCCTGTTCCTGCTGTTCGTGGCCACCTTTGCAACCGGGCTGATCAAGCCGGAAAGCCGGGTCATCCCGTCGAAGATGGTGGGCAAGCCACTGCCGGAATTCGCCCTGCCACCGGGCGCGCCGGGCAGCGCCGGCCTTGCCCATAAGGATTTCACGCAAGGCCAGCCGCGCCTGCTGAACATATTTGCCAGCTGGTGCGTGCCGTGCGCCGCCGAAGCGCCGCAATTGTTGCAACTGGCGAATGCGGGCGTGCCGATCGACGCGATTGCGATCCGGGATCGGCCCGAGGATGTGGCCCGGTTCCTGGGCCGCTGGGGCAACCCGTATCAGCGGATCGGCAGCGACACGCAAAGCGCCGTCCAGATCGCGATGGGATCGGCCGGCGTTCCCGAAACCTTCGTCGTCGATGGCAAGGGCATCATCCGCCACCAGCATATCGGCGAAATCCGGCCCGAGGACGTTCCCGCGATCTTGGCGGCGGTGAAGGCGGCGCAATGA
- a CDS encoding putative quinol monooxygenase translates to MLLIIGTIRLPAENLGAARPVMQRMVECSRAEDGCVEYSYAADMLDAGLIHVKEIWRDQMALNRHFASDHIADWRAAWPGLGIRDRDLRAYDVGEPRTV, encoded by the coding sequence ATGTTGCTGATCATTGGAACGATCCGCCTGCCAGCGGAAAACCTAGGCGCGGCCCGCCCGGTAATGCAGCGCATGGTTGAATGCAGCCGGGCAGAAGATGGCTGTGTGGAATATAGCTATGCGGCCGACATGCTTGATGCCGGGCTGATCCATGTGAAGGAAATCTGGCGCGATCAAATGGCCCTCAATCGCCATTTCGCTTCGGATCACATTGCCGACTGGCGCGCCGCATGGCCGGGTTTGGGCATTCGGGACCGCGACCTGCGCGCTTATGACGTAGGTGAGCCGCGCACGGTGTGA
- the ffh gene encoding signal recognition particle protein, producing MFESLSERLGGVFDRLRGRGALNEADVRAAMREVRIALLEADVALPVVREFVDKATEKAVGHQVLRSVTPGQQVVKIVNDALVEMLGAEASDLEIDVAPPAVVMMVGLQGSGKTTTTAKIAKRLTEKGRKKVLMASLDVNRPAAQEQLATLGVQASVATLPIVAGQQPVEIAKRALQAAKLQGFDVVLLDTAGRLHVDQGLMEEMKAVADVSQPHEILLVVDSLTGQDAVNVAKSFSEQVPLTGVVLTRMDGDARGGAALSMRAVTGKPIKFAGTGEKLDGLEPFQPARVAGRILGMGDVVSLVEKAAETIQVEEAEALAAKMAKGLFDMNDLRAQLAQMTRMGGLGALAGMLPGVKQVKQAMASGAVDDRVLVRMDAIIGSMTPKERTKPEIINAKRKIRIAKGSGTTVQDVNKLLKMHQEMSSAMKKIRKMGGLKGLGALFGKGGGLGGMLGGGGGMPQLPPGGMPGLPGLPGGLPPGFNKFGKK from the coding sequence ATGTTCGAAAGTCTGAGCGAGCGGCTTGGCGGCGTATTCGATCGCCTGCGCGGCCGTGGCGCACTGAACGAAGCGGATGTTCGCGCCGCGATGCGCGAAGTGCGCATTGCGCTGCTCGAAGCCGACGTCGCCTTGCCGGTGGTTCGCGAGTTCGTCGACAAGGCGACCGAAAAGGCCGTCGGCCATCAGGTGCTGCGTTCGGTGACGCCGGGCCAGCAGGTCGTGAAGATCGTCAATGACGCGCTGGTCGAAATGCTGGGCGCCGAAGCATCGGACCTGGAGATCGATGTCGCACCGCCGGCGGTGGTGATGATGGTCGGCCTGCAGGGTTCGGGCAAGACGACGACGACGGCCAAGATCGCCAAGCGCCTGACCGAAAAGGGCCGCAAGAAGGTGCTGATGGCGTCGCTCGACGTCAATCGCCCGGCGGCGCAGGAACAGTTGGCGACACTGGGTGTGCAGGCTTCGGTGGCGACCTTGCCGATCGTTGCCGGCCAGCAGCCGGTGGAAATCGCGAAGCGCGCGTTGCAGGCGGCCAAGCTTCAGGGCTTCGACGTGGTGCTGCTCGATACCGCGGGCCGCCTCCACGTCGACCAGGGGCTGATGGAGGAGATGAAGGCGGTTGCCGACGTTTCGCAGCCGCACGAAATCCTGCTCGTCGTCGACTCGCTGACCGGCCAGGATGCCGTCAACGTCGCGAAGAGCTTTTCCGAACAGGTGCCGCTGACCGGCGTCGTCCTGACCCGCATGGATGGCGATGCGCGCGGTGGCGCCGCGCTGTCGATGCGCGCCGTTACCGGCAAGCCGATCAAGTTCGCCGGCACCGGCGAAAAGCTGGACGGGCTTGAGCCGTTCCAGCCTGCGCGCGTCGCCGGCCGCATCCTTGGCATGGGCGATGTCGTCAGCCTTGTCGAAAAGGCGGCCGAAACCATCCAGGTCGAGGAAGCCGAGGCGCTGGCGGCCAAGATGGCCAAGGGCCTGTTCGACATGAACGACCTGCGTGCCCAACTTGCGCAGATGACGCGGATGGGCGGCCTTGGCGCGCTTGCGGGCATGTTGCCTGGTGTCAAGCAGGTGAAGCAGGCGATGGCCAGCGGCGCGGTCGACGATCGGGTGCTCGTCCGGATGGACGCGATCATCGGTTCGATGACGCCGAAAGAACGGACCAAGCCTGAAATCATCAACGCCAAGCGCAAGATCCGCATCGCCAAGGGCAGTGGCACGACCGTGCAGGACGTGAACAAGCTGCTGAAGATGCATCAGGAAATGTCTTCGGCGATGAAGAAGATCCGCAAGATGGGCGGATTGAAGGGCCTGGGTGCGCTGTTCGGCAAGGGCGGCGGTTTGGGCGGCATGCTGGGTGGCGGTGGCGGTATGCCGCAGCTTCCGCCCGGTGGAATGCCGGGTCTTCCCGGATTGCCCGGCGGCCTGCCCCCCGGCTTCAACAAATTTGGCAAGAAATAA
- a CDS encoding potassium transporter Kup — MSNDAAQHHAGHGHAQSGLLKLSVGAIGVVFGDIGTSPLYAFRETFAGHHPLTPDELHILGVLSLIFWSMMLVVTIKYVSIIMRADNKGEGGSLALLALINRTAQNKRWTKGIVLLGVFATALFFGDCMITPAMSVMSAVEGLAVVESSFAPLVLPISVGILIALFMIQSHGTARVGLLFGPIMAVYFLVLGVLGSIHVIADPTILRALNPWYAFQFFLTDGFTAFLALGSVVLAVTGAEALYADMGHFGRNPIRVSWMAYALPALMLNYLGQGAMILGMDAATAAEAIRNPFFLLAPEEFRLPLVLLAMAATVIASQAVITGAFSVTQQAIQLGFIPRLRITHTSASTAGQIYIPVINWALMVMVILLVLTFQTSSNLAAAYGIAVTGAMLVDTCLLAVVLFSLWKWNKLWAGFLVGIFFIVDIAYFAANLTKVPDGGWFPLLVGFVAFTLLTTWARGRFLMIERMREAAMPVKVFVKSAVSSATRVPGTAVFMTSTPEGVPHALLHNLKHNKVLHDRVILLTVKIDDVPFVEDGNRVTLEDLDQGFFRVVLRFGFMEEPDVPAALANTTGCGPVFKMMDTSFFLARQTLLPSSRPGMAIWREKLFAWMLRNAESAMEFFKLPTNRVVELGSQVEI; from the coding sequence ATGAGCAATGACGCCGCCCAGCATCATGCGGGCCACGGCCATGCCCAATCCGGGCTGCTGAAACTCTCGGTCGGTGCGATCGGCGTCGTCTTCGGCGATATCGGCACCAGCCCGCTTTACGCATTCCGCGAAACATTCGCCGGGCACCATCCGCTGACGCCGGATGAACTCCATATTCTGGGCGTCCTCAGCCTGATCTTCTGGTCGATGATGCTGGTCGTGACGATCAAATATGTCTCGATCATCATGCGGGCCGACAATAAGGGCGAAGGCGGCAGCCTTGCGCTCCTCGCCTTGATCAACCGCACCGCGCAGAACAAGCGCTGGACCAAGGGCATCGTCCTGCTCGGCGTGTTCGCGACGGCGCTGTTTTTTGGCGATTGCATGATCACTCCGGCGATGTCGGTGATGTCGGCGGTGGAAGGGCTGGCCGTCGTCGAAAGCAGTTTTGCGCCGCTGGTGCTGCCGATTTCGGTGGGCATCCTGATCGCTTTGTTCATGATCCAGTCGCACGGCACGGCCCGCGTGGGCCTGTTGTTCGGGCCGATCATGGCGGTCTATTTTCTGGTGCTGGGCGTGCTCGGGTCGATCCATGTGATCGCCGATCCGACGATCCTGCGCGCGCTGAACCCGTGGTACGCGTTCCAGTTCTTTCTGACGGACGGGTTTACCGCGTTCCTGGCGCTGGGCAGCGTCGTGCTGGCGGTGACGGGGGCCGAGGCGCTTTATGCCGACATGGGCCATTTCGGCCGCAACCCGATCCGCGTGTCGTGGATGGCCTATGCCTTGCCGGCGCTGATGCTCAATTATCTGGGGCAGGGCGCGATGATCCTGGGGATGGATGCGGCGACCGCGGCCGAAGCGATCCGCAACCCGTTCTTCCTGCTGGCGCCCGAAGAATTCCGCCTGCCGCTGGTGCTGCTGGCGATGGCGGCGACCGTGATCGCCAGCCAGGCCGTGATCACCGGCGCGTTTTCGGTCACGCAGCAGGCGATCCAGCTGGGTTTCATCCCGCGCCTGCGCATCACCCACACCAGCGCCAGCACCGCCGGCCAGATCTACATTCCGGTGATCAACTGGGCGCTGATGGTGATGGTGATCCTGCTGGTGCTGACGTTCCAGACATCGTCGAACCTGGCGGCGGCCTATGGCATCGCGGTGACGGGGGCGATGCTGGTCGACACCTGCCTGCTTGCCGTCGTGCTGTTCAGCCTGTGGAAGTGGAACAAGCTGTGGGCGGGTTTCCTGGTCGGCATCTTCTTCATCGTCGACATCGCCTATTTTGCCGCGAACCTGACGAAGGTGCCCGATGGCGGCTGGTTCCCGCTGCTCGTCGGGTTCGTCGCCTTCACGCTGCTGACCACCTGGGCGCGCGGCCGTTTCCTGATGATCGAACGGATGCGCGAAGCCGCGATGCCGGTGAAGGTGTTCGTGAAATCGGCAGTCAGTTCGGCAACGCGCGTACCCGGCACGGCGGTGTTCATGACATCGACCCCCGAAGGCGTGCCACACGCGCTGCTCCATAATCTCAAGCACAACAAGGTGCTGCACGATCGCGTCATCCTGCTGACGGTGAAGATCGACGACGTGCCCTTCGTCGAGGACGGCAACCGGGTCACGCTGGAGGATCTCGATCAGGGATTCTTCCGGGTCGTCCTGCGCTTTGGCTTCATGGAAGAACCGGACGTGCCTGCCGCGCTTGCGAACACGACGGGTTGCGGGCCGGTGTTCAAGATGATGGACACCAGCTTCTTCCTCGCCCGCCAGACGCTGCTGCCGTCATCGCGGCCGGGCATGGCGATCTGGCGTGAAAAGCTGTTCGCCTGGATGCTGCGCAACGCCGAAAGCGCGATGGAATTCTTCAAGCTGCCCACCAACCGCGTGGTCGAGCTGGGGAGCCAGGTGGAGATTTAG
- a CDS encoding putative bifunctional diguanylate cyclase/phosphodiesterase gives MDRKATVLSARRDLITGGIVFAAIILFAGNGSAVVRQFVDTVTGVGDGADRVLTTALLLNIALLLFGWRRYRDLQHEVVERVAAEQRANSLAASDPLTGLLNRRSLADQGAALLETATARGRAVVVLMIDLDHFKTINDLHGHSVGDRLLRACSAALHNTLPIGAVTARLGGDEFACAFLVDPNASGHIDAIADGLVSRLATPFELGDTRAHVSASIGIARSDQDCPDFDALMRRADIAMYAAKKSGRNRMAWFDASMERELQLRNAIETGLRDGIPRGEFVPYYEQQIDLATGHIQGFEVLARWEHPSQGVIAPDIFIPIAEESGLIADLSTSVMRQAFEEAKSWDSGLSLSVNISPSQLKDPWLAQKIVKLLVETGFPANRLEIEITESALFENLGLAQSIIGSLKNQGIRLALDDFGTGYSSLAHLRALPFDRIKIDKSFVLSMTDNPESAAIVNAITRLGESLSLPITAEGVEDAGIIEQLKAIGCHKGQGWHYGKPMTVNQVRRLLAEQDMLTPGRGPAPEASAMDYSKRIFGN, from the coding sequence ATGGATCGGAAAGCGACGGTGCTCAGCGCCCGGCGCGACCTGATCACCGGCGGGATCGTGTTTGCCGCGATCATCCTGTTCGCCGGCAATGGCAGTGCGGTGGTCCGCCAGTTTGTCGATACCGTAACCGGCGTCGGCGATGGCGCGGATCGTGTGCTGACGACGGCGCTGCTCCTCAACATTGCCCTCTTGCTGTTCGGATGGCGTCGCTACCGCGACCTGCAACATGAAGTGGTGGAACGCGTTGCAGCCGAACAGCGCGCAAACTCGCTGGCCGCCAGCGATCCGTTGACCGGCCTGCTCAATCGTCGGTCGCTTGCCGATCAGGGTGCTGCGTTGCTGGAAACGGCAACGGCCCGCGGCCGTGCGGTGGTCGTCCTCATGATCGATCTCGATCATTTCAAGACGATCAACGATCTGCACGGCCACAGCGTGGGCGATCGCCTGCTTCGGGCATGCAGCGCGGCCTTGCACAATACGCTTCCCATAGGCGCCGTCACCGCGCGGCTTGGCGGCGATGAATTTGCCTGCGCCTTTCTGGTGGACCCGAATGCTTCCGGGCACATCGATGCGATCGCCGACGGGCTGGTTTCCCGTTTGGCGACGCCGTTCGAACTGGGCGACACCCGCGCCCATGTATCGGCATCGATCGGCATTGCCCGGTCCGATCAGGACTGCCCGGATTTTGATGCGCTGATGCGCCGGGCCGACATCGCCATGTATGCCGCCAAGAAAAGCGGGCGGAACCGGATGGCGTGGTTCGATGCGTCGATGGAACGCGAACTGCAGCTTCGCAACGCCATCGAAACCGGGCTGCGCGATGGCATTCCGCGCGGCGAATTTGTGCCTTATTATGAACAGCAGATCGATCTCGCCACGGGGCACATACAGGGTTTCGAGGTGCTGGCCCGCTGGGAACATCCAAGCCAGGGCGTGATCGCCCCCGACATCTTCATCCCCATTGCCGAAGAATCCGGGCTGATCGCCGATCTGTCGACGTCGGTCATGCGGCAGGCCTTCGAAGAAGCCAAAAGCTGGGATTCGGGCCTGTCCTTGTCCGTCAATATTTCGCCGTCGCAGTTGAAGGATCCGTGGCTCGCCCAGAAGATCGTCAAGCTGCTCGTCGAAACGGGCTTTCCTGCCAACCGGCTGGAAATCGAAATCACCGAAAGCGCCCTGTTCGAAAATCTGGGGTTGGCCCAGTCGATCATCGGCAGCCTCAAAAATCAGGGTATCCGGCTGGCGCTCGATGATTTCGGCACCGGCTATTCCTCGCTCGCCCATTTGCGCGCGTTGCCGTTCGATCGGATCAAGATCGACAAGAGCTTCGTCCTGTCGATGACCGACAATCCCGAAAGCGCCGCCATCGTCAACGCGATCACCCGGCTGGGCGAAAGCCTCAGCCTGCCGATCACCGCCGAAGGCGTGGAAGATGCCGGCATCATCGAACAGCTAAAGGCGATCGGCTGCCACAAGGGCCAGGGCTGGCATTATGGCAAGCCGATGACGGTCAACCAGGTCCGCCGCCTCCTTGCCGAACAAGACATGCTCACCCCCGGCCGCGGCCCCGCGCCCGAAGCTTCGGCGATGGACTATAGCAAGCGGATCTTTGGGAATTAG
- a CDS encoding heme lyase CcmF/NrfE family subunit yields MMAEAGLAALWLAAALAGLQFILGAAGLARGRDALMGAVRPVAVVQGALTAIAFACLIIMFVQVDLSVKLVIANNHSAKPLLYRIAGAWGNHEGSMLMWVTILAVAGAAVALFERRLNERTLIATLAAQAFIGLGFYAFLLFASNPFERVFPAPTEGNGLNPLLQDPGLAFHPPTLYLGYVGLSVAFSFAVGALVTRDVGPAFARAMRPWVLAAWIFLTLGITAGSYWAYYELGWGGWWFWDPVENASLMPWLAATALLHSVTVLATRDGLRAWTVMLAVVAFSMSMVGTFLVRSGILTSVHAFAVDPQRGAFILGLLVLYIGGALVLFGLRVGTVKEGSQFEAVSREGALVLNNLLLSAILGVVLVGTLYPLMAEAMTGEKLSVGPPYFNSAAGPIALLLIVAMGAGPLLRWRRDDIKPLVMRLALPTLLTAIAFLAFTLFGPPIGIFPLLGLILAAGVAAASIAPLWKRNLRRTPLFTWGMVIAHLGIAVALVGMASETAFTKETLVAARPGETHQVGPWAVRFDSVDPVAGPNWTAVEARLSATRGDAAPRTLITQSRMFYAPPTETNEASITSVLDGQLYVVLGNADDQGRWQLRLWWKPWVTLIWLGGVMIALGGLLSLIGRVVRERRNHMATEAYA; encoded by the coding sequence GATCGCGTTCGCCTGCCTGATCATCATGTTCGTGCAGGTCGATCTCAGCGTGAAGCTGGTGATCGCCAACAACCATTCGGCCAAGCCCTTGCTGTATCGCATCGCCGGCGCGTGGGGGAACCACGAAGGTTCGATGCTGATGTGGGTGACGATCCTGGCGGTGGCGGGGGCCGCGGTCGCGCTGTTCGAACGGCGGCTCAACGAACGCACCTTGATCGCCACCCTCGCGGCGCAGGCGTTCATCGGGCTTGGTTTCTATGCCTTCCTGCTGTTCGCGTCGAACCCGTTCGAACGGGTGTTCCCGGCGCCGACGGAAGGCAATGGCCTGAACCCGCTGCTGCAGGACCCGGGCCTCGCCTTCCATCCGCCGACTTTGTACCTGGGCTATGTCGGGCTGTCGGTGGCCTTTTCGTTCGCGGTCGGCGCGCTGGTGACGCGCGACGTGGGACCGGCCTTCGCCCGCGCGATGCGGCCATGGGTGCTGGCGGCGTGGATATTCCTGACGCTGGGCATCACCGCCGGCAGCTATTGGGCTTATTATGAACTGGGCTGGGGCGGCTGGTGGTTCTGGGACCCGGTTGAAAATGCATCGCTGATGCCGTGGCTCGCCGCGACCGCATTGCTCCATTCTGTGACGGTGCTGGCGACCCGCGATGGCCTGCGCGCCTGGACGGTGATGCTGGCGGTGGTCGCGTTCTCGATGAGCATGGTCGGCACGTTCCTCGTGCGATCGGGCATTTTGACGTCGGTCCACGCCTTTGCGGTCGATCCGCAGCGCGGCGCGTTCATCCTGGGGCTGCTGGTGCTGTATATCGGCGGCGCGCTGGTGCTGTTCGGCCTGCGCGTGGGCACGGTGAAGGAAGGATCGCAGTTCGAAGCGGTGAGCCGCGAAGGCGCGCTGGTCCTTAACAACCTGCTGCTGTCGGCGATTTTGGGCGTGGTGCTGGTCGGCACGCTTTACCCGCTGATGGCCGAAGCTATGACCGGCGAGAAATTGTCGGTCGGCCCGCCTTATTTCAATTCCGCCGCCGGGCCGATCGCGCTGCTGCTGATCGTGGCGATGGGCGCCGGCCCGCTGCTGCGCTGGCGGCGCGACGATATCAAGCCGCTGGTGATGCGTCTGGCGCTGCCGACATTGCTGACGGCGATCGCGTTTCTGGCGTTCACCCTGTTCGGCCCGCCGATCGGCATCTTCCCGCTATTGGGGCTAATCCTGGCCGCCGGTGTTGCCGCCGCAAGCATTGCGCCCTTGTGGAAACGCAACCTGCGCCGCACGCCTTTGTTCACATGGGGCATGGTGATCGCCCATCTCGGCATCGCGGTGGCGCTGGTCGGCATGGCATCGGAAACCGCCTTCACCAAGGAAACGCTGGTCGCGGCGCGGCCGGGTGAAACCCATCAGGTGGGGCCGTGGGCGGTGCGCTTTGACAGTGTCGACCCGGTGGCCGGGCCGAACTGGACGGCGGTGGAAGCGCGGCTGTCCGCGACGCGCGGCGATGCGGCCCCCCGCACGCTGATCACGCAATCGCGCATGTTCTATGCCCCGCCGACCGAAACCAATGAAGCGTCGATCACTTCGGTGCTGGACGGGCAGCTATATGTCGTGCTTGGCAATGCCGACGATCAGGGCCGCTGGCAGTTGCGCCTGTGGTGGAAGCCATGGGTGACGCTGATCTGGCTGGGCGGGGTGATGATCGCGCTGGGCGGCCTGCTGTCGCTGATCGGCCGGGTGGTGCGCGAACGGCGCAACCATATGGCGACGGAGGCCTACGCATGA
- a CDS encoding cytochrome c-type biogenesis protein, which produces MMRLSIKPALVALALLGATPVLADSVMPPAALAYTQLPDAKQEADATALMKTLRCLVCQGQSIADSDAEMAGDMRALVRSRIAAGETPDQVRAWLVERYGNWVTYDPPLDALTWPLWALPAALIAIGLWLARGRFRKRRG; this is translated from the coding sequence ATGATGCGGCTTTCGATCAAGCCCGCGCTTGTCGCACTCGCCTTGCTGGGGGCGACTCCGGTTCTGGCGGATTCGGTGATGCCGCCGGCCGCGCTGGCCTATACCCAATTGCCCGATGCCAAGCAGGAGGCCGACGCCACCGCGCTGATGAAGACGCTGCGCTGCCTTGTCTGCCAGGGCCAGTCGATCGCCGATTCGGATGCCGAAATGGCCGGTGACATGCGCGCGCTGGTGCGCAGCCGCATCGCGGCCGGCGAAACACCCGATCAGGTGCGGGCATGGCTGGTTGAACGCTATGGCAACTGGGTGACCTATGATCCGCCGCTCGACGCGCTGACCTGGCCATTATGGGCGCTGCCGGCGGCGCTGATCGCGATCGGCCTGTGGCTGGCGCGGGGCCGGTTCCGCAAGAGGAGAGGCTGA
- the rpsP gene encoding 30S ribosomal protein S16 — translation MSVSIRLARGGNKKRPYYRIVVANSRSPRDGAFIEKVGTYNPLLAKEDPARVTLNTDRLKHWLSVGAQPTDRVARFLDAAGLKERAARNNPKKAEPGEKAKERAEERAAKVAAAEEAAKAPAEEAPAAEAPAEEAAEG, via the coding sequence ATGTCCGTTTCGATCCGGCTCGCCCGCGGCGGCAACAAGAAGCGCCCGTACTACCGCATCGTCGTCGCCAATTCGCGCAGCCCGCGCGATGGCGCGTTCATCGAGAAGGTTGGTACCTACAACCCGCTGCTCGCCAAGGAAGATCCGGCGCGCGTGACGCTGAACACCGATCGCCTGAAGCATTGGCTGTCGGTTGGCGCGCAGCCGACCGATCGCGTCGCCCGCTTCCTCGACGCCGCCGGCCTCAAGGAACGCGCAGCCCGCAACAACCCGAAGAAGGCCGAGCCGGGCGAAAAGGCCAAGGAGCGCGCCGAAGAGCGTGCCGCCAAGGTTGCCGCAGCCGAGGAAGCCGCCAAGGCCCCGGCCGAAGAAGCGCCCGCCGCTGAAGCGCCTGCTGAAGAAGCCGCCGAGGGTTGA
- the ald gene encoding alanine dehydrogenase: MRVGVPKEIKNHEYRVGLTPASVAELVAAGHEAVVETAAGTGIDFSDADYVAAGARIVATPAELFAQSDMIVKVKEPQPGEIALLEPRHVLFTYLHLAADKPQAEGLMRSGATCIAYETVTSRSGSLPLLKPMSEVAGRMSVQVGAHYLEKEQGGRGVLLGGVPGVAPARVAILGGGVAGVNAAQMAVGMRADVTIYDINNDRLAELDMFFSSQIKTAYASKAAIAAAVKNAHLVIGAVLVPGAAAPRLVTREMLKTMKRGSVLVDIAIDQGGCFETSHATTHDDPVFEVDGIIHYCVANMPGAVARTSAFALNNATLPFVLKLASLGAEAAMAADPHLANGLNVSAGKIRHQAVADALDLPFN; encoded by the coding sequence ATGCGCGTCGGGGTGCCGAAGGAAATCAAGAATCACGAATATCGCGTCGGCCTGACACCGGCGTCCGTGGCCGAACTGGTCGCCGCCGGCCACGAAGCCGTCGTCGAAACGGCCGCCGGCACCGGCATCGATTTCAGCGATGCCGATTATGTTGCGGCCGGCGCACGAATCGTCGCCACCCCGGCTGAATTGTTCGCGCAATCCGATATGATCGTGAAGGTGAAGGAGCCGCAGCCCGGCGAAATCGCCCTGCTCGAACCCCGCCATGTGCTGTTCACCTATCTTCACCTTGCCGCCGATAAGCCGCAAGCCGAAGGATTGATGCGATCGGGCGCCACCTGCATCGCCTATGAAACCGTCACGTCACGCAGCGGGTCGCTGCCGCTCTTGAAACCGATGTCAGAAGTTGCCGGCCGCATGTCCGTTCAGGTTGGCGCGCATTATCTGGAAAAGGAACAAGGCGGCCGCGGCGTCCTGCTGGGTGGCGTCCCCGGCGTAGCGCCGGCCCGCGTGGCGATCCTCGGCGGCGGCGTGGCCGGCGTCAACGCCGCGCAGATGGCGGTCGGCATGCGCGCCGATGTCACCATCTACGATATCAACAATGATCGCCTGGCAGAACTCGACATGTTCTTTTCCAGCCAGATCAAGACGGCCTATGCGTCGAAGGCGGCGATCGCGGCGGCCGTGAAGAATGCCCATCTTGTCATCGGTGCTGTGCTGGTGCCGGGGGCGGCAGCCCCCAGGCTCGTCACCCGCGAAATGCTGAAAACGATGAAACGCGGCTCGGTGCTCGTCGATATCGCGATCGATCAGGGCGGCTGCTTTGAAACCTCGCACGCGACCACGCATGACGACCCGGTATTCGAAGTGGACGGGATCATCCATTATTGCGTCGCGAACATGCCCGGTGCGGTTGCCCGCACATCGGCCTTCGCGCTGAACAACGCGACCCTGCCCTTCGTGCTGAAACTCGCCAGCCTCGGGGCGGAAGCCGCGATGGCCGCCGATCCGCACCTGGCGAACGGCCTCAACGTCTCAGCCGGCAAGATCCGCCATCAGGCGGTTGCCGACGCGCTGGACCTGCCGTTTAATTAA
- a CDS encoding tetratricopeptide repeat protein, which yields MGWAIIAFLALLVFGALWKFGRMPRGTMELLGAALFLGLAGYAWQGSPTQAGSPTPPKSGAKQPDSATAEERKAMFPEVGGDAMVLEAAQGLHDQGLDAYAIATLRAGLNKNPRSADLWVGLGNALVVYADGQMSPAAKLAFDRAAQIQPEHPGPPFFLGLAFAQAGQIDQAEAVWRGLLDRSPADAPWRGDVEQRLAQLDVMRAQMGGMPGR from the coding sequence ATGGGCTGGGCGATCATCGCTTTTCTGGCGCTGCTGGTATTCGGCGCCTTGTGGAAATTCGGGCGGATGCCGCGCGGCACGATGGAATTGCTGGGCGCGGCGTTGTTTCTGGGGCTGGCCGGCTATGCCTGGCAGGGCAGCCCGACCCAGGCCGGCAGCCCGACCCCGCCCAAATCGGGCGCCAAGCAGCCGGACAGCGCGACCGCCGAGGAACGCAAGGCGATGTTCCCCGAAGTGGGCGGCGATGCGATGGTGCTGGAGGCAGCCCAAGGTCTGCACGATCAGGGGCTGGATGCCTATGCGATCGCGACACTGAGGGCCGGGTTGAACAAGAATCCACGCAGCGCCGATCTGTGGGTAGGCCTTGGCAATGCGCTGGTGGTGTATGCCGATGGCCAGATGTCGCCGGCGGCGAAGCTGGCCTTCGATCGCGCGGCACAAATCCAGCCGGAACATCCGGGGCCGCCATTCTTCCTTGGGCTGGCGTTCGCGCAGGCGGGGCAGATCGATCAGGCCGAAGCGGTGTGGCGCGGGCTGCTGGATCGCAGCCCGGCGGATGCGCCGTGGCGTGGGGATGTCGAACAACGGCTGGCGCAGCTGGATGTGATGCGGGCGCAGATGGGCGGGATGCCGGGGCGGTAG